A single region of the Aeromicrobium chenweiae genome encodes:
- a CDS encoding ATP-dependent Clp protease ATP-binding subunit → MFERFTDRARRVVVLAQEEARMLSHNYIGTEHILLGLIHEGEGVAAKALESLDISLEAVRGQVEDIIGQGQQAPSGHIPFTPRAKKVLELSLREALQLGHNYIGTEHILLGLIREGEGVAAQVLVKLGADLNRVRQQVIQLVSGFQGKEAEAAGAPSESAPSTSAVLDQFGRNLTQAAREGKLDPVIGRDDEAERVMQTLSRRTKNNPVLVGEPGVGKTAVVESLAQDIVRGDVPETLKDKQIYTLDLGALVAGSRYRGDFEERLKKVLKEIRTRGDIILFIDEIHTLVGAGAAEGAIDAASILKPMLARGELQTVGATTLDEYRKHFEKDAALNRRFQPILVEEPSVSDTVEILKGLRDRYEAHHRVSITDEALVAAATMGDRYVSDRFLPDKAIDLIDEAGARLRIRRMATPPELKEFDEKIADVRRRKEGAIDAQDFEAAASLRDEEKKLINAKAEREKAWKSGDLDTVAVVDEQLIAEVLAKATGIPVGQLSEAESSRLLNMEAELHERVIGQDEAIKALSRAIRRTRAGLKDPKRPGGSFIFAGPSGVGKTWLSKALANFLFGDEDSLIQLDMSEYSEKHTVSRLFGSPPGYVGYEEGGQLTEKVRRKPFSVVLFDEIEKAHPDIFNSLLQILEEGHLTDGQGRVVNFKNAVVIMTTNLGAREISKGVNLGFSQAGDTAGSYAKMKERVSIELKQHFRPEFLNRVDEIIVFPPLTQDEIFQMVDMMIASLEKRLAEKDMNIELTMEAKELLSRRGFDPVLGARPLRRTVQREIEDVMAEKLLYGELRPGQIVLVGVEGEGVEAVFTFEGRNKAELELEMPEVPPAVEAGAE, encoded by the coding sequence ATGTTCGAGAGATTTACTGACCGCGCTCGTCGTGTGGTCGTGCTTGCCCAAGAAGAGGCACGCATGCTCAGCCACAACTACATCGGCACGGAGCACATCCTCCTGGGTCTGATCCACGAGGGCGAAGGCGTCGCTGCCAAGGCCCTCGAGAGCCTCGACATCTCGCTCGAGGCCGTCCGTGGACAGGTCGAGGACATCATCGGCCAGGGCCAGCAGGCGCCCAGTGGACACATTCCGTTCACCCCCCGCGCCAAGAAGGTCCTCGAGCTCAGCCTCCGCGAGGCGCTGCAGCTCGGCCACAACTACATCGGCACCGAGCACATCCTGCTCGGTCTCATCCGCGAGGGTGAGGGTGTCGCCGCACAGGTGCTCGTCAAGCTGGGCGCCGACCTCAACCGCGTGCGCCAGCAGGTCATCCAGCTGGTCAGCGGCTTCCAGGGCAAGGAGGCGGAGGCTGCGGGTGCTCCCAGCGAGTCCGCCCCCAGCACGTCCGCAGTGCTCGACCAGTTCGGCCGCAACCTGACCCAGGCCGCCCGCGAGGGCAAGCTCGACCCGGTCATCGGTCGCGACGACGAGGCAGAGCGCGTCATGCAGACGCTGTCGCGCCGCACCAAGAACAACCCGGTGCTCGTGGGCGAGCCCGGCGTCGGCAAGACCGCCGTCGTGGAGAGCCTCGCCCAGGACATCGTCCGCGGCGACGTCCCCGAGACGCTGAAGGACAAGCAGATCTACACGCTCGACCTCGGCGCGCTCGTGGCCGGCTCGCGCTACCGCGGTGACTTCGAGGAGCGCCTGAAGAAGGTGCTCAAGGAGATCCGGACGCGCGGCGACATCATCTTGTTCATCGACGAGATCCACACCCTGGTGGGTGCGGGTGCCGCCGAGGGCGCGATCGACGCGGCCAGCATCCTCAAGCCGATGCTGGCTCGTGGTGAGCTGCAGACGGTGGGCGCCACGACGCTCGACGAGTACCGCAAGCACTTCGAGAAGGACGCGGCGCTCAACCGCCGCTTCCAGCCGATCCTCGTCGAGGAGCCGTCGGTCAGTGACACCGTCGAGATCCTCAAGGGGCTGCGCGATCGCTACGAGGCGCACCACCGCGTCTCCATCACCGACGAGGCCCTCGTGGCCGCGGCGACGATGGGCGACCGCTACGTCTCGGACCGGTTCCTGCCGGACAAGGCGATCGACCTGATCGACGAGGCGGGTGCGCGCCTGCGCATCCGTCGCATGGCGACGCCGCCGGAGCTCAAGGAGTTCGACGAGAAGATCGCCGACGTCCGCCGCCGCAAGGAGGGGGCGATCGACGCGCAGGACTTCGAGGCCGCTGCCTCGCTGCGCGACGAGGAGAAGAAGCTCATCAACGCCAAGGCGGAGCGCGAGAAGGCCTGGAAGTCCGGCGACCTCGACACCGTCGCGGTCGTGGACGAGCAGCTCATCGCTGAGGTCCTCGCGAAGGCCACCGGTATCCCGGTCGGTCAGCTCAGCGAGGCCGAGTCGAGCCGCCTGCTCAACATGGAGGCCGAGCTGCACGAGCGGGTCATCGGTCAGGACGAGGCCATCAAGGCCCTGTCGCGGGCGATCCGTCGTACGCGAGCGGGTCTGAAGGACCCCAAGCGTCCGGGTGGATCGTTCATCTTCGCCGGACCCTCGGGTGTCGGCAAGACCTGGCTGTCCAAGGCGCTGGCGAACTTCCTGTTCGGCGACGAGGACTCCCTGATCCAGCTCGACATGTCGGAGTACAGCGAGAAGCACACCGTCTCGCGCCTCTTCGGCTCGCCTCCGGGCTACGTCGGCTACGAGGAGGGTGGCCAGCTCACCGAGAAGGTGCGCCGCAAGCCGTTCTCCGTGGTCCTGTTCGACGAGATCGAGAAGGCCCACCCCGACATCTTCAACTCGCTGTTGCAGATCCTCGAGGAGGGCCACCTGACCGACGGTCAGGGTCGCGTCGTCAACTTCAAGAACGCGGTCGTCATCATGACCACCAACCTCGGTGCGCGGGAGATCTCGAAGGGCGTCAACCTGGGCTTCAGCCAGGCCGGCGACACCGCGGGCTCCTACGCGAAGATGAAGGAGCGCGTGTCGATCGAGCTCAAGCAGCACTTCCGGCCTGAGTTCCTCAACCGTGTGGACGAGATCATCGTGTTCCCGCCGCTGACGCAGGACGAGATCTTCCAGATGGTCGACATGATGATCGCGTCGCTGGAGAAGCGTCTGGCCGAGAAGGACATGAACATCGAGCTCACGATGGAGGCCAAGGAGCTGTTGTCGAGGCGTGGCTTCGACCCGGTCCTGGGTGCTCGTCCGCTGCGCCGCACGGTGCAGCGCGAGATCGAGGACGTCATGGCCGAGAAGCTGCTCTACGGCGAGCTCCGTCCGGGACAGATCGTCCTGGTCGGCGTCGAGGGCGAGGGCGTGGAGGCAGTCTTCACGTTCGAGGGCCGCAACAAGGCCGAGCTCGAGCTCGAGATGCCCGAGGTCCCGCCGGCCGTCGAGGCCGGAGCGGAGTAG